The following coding sequences lie in one Deltaproteobacteria bacterium genomic window:
- a CDS encoding diguanylate cyclase: MKPIQNLRKDLGLQLGIATGFLLACFFTLVLLFLQSLPPEQLANYSLIRTLALFAGLSFVVAIYGVKLVAKLLINRPLNKITRVLQQLEKGDMTARVDSNAIDELGILSRRLNKMLLKLSELERIRLHSDRKLVIAEEELKYNKVLEEKTRIIEETNNRLKNALREYSLLSRVSNTLSSVLDPNELYLILSEVISRELMIAEFAIFVTDHRKKNFILSASHGLTNLELVGQTKVKLQEPLLTEIMKKPEPLLIRNSSMVSEYLEGHEFIFPERCCLFVPILRKDKLLGILYFSRPVKDGFNLNEKELLVTLSSQVAVALENANLFSQAKELTITDDLTNIYNRRYFYQALTMEVKRSKRFKRPLSLLMVDVDYFKKFNDNFGHLVGDQVLKDLAAVLSKNIREVDTLARYGGEEFAIILLDTEVYNAYQIAEKIRNIIEEHFKDAKMGQQDVGKITISVGVSGMPADAITMDDLINHADIALYSAKIKGRNQVVVYNRKVKPALKAV, encoded by the coding sequence ATGAAACCCATTCAAAATTTACGTAAAGACTTGGGGCTCCAGTTGGGAATAGCAACGGGTTTTCTGCTAGCCTGCTTTTTTACTTTGGTGTTGTTATTTTTGCAAAGTCTTCCACCCGAACAATTGGCCAATTACAGTTTGATTCGCACGCTCGCCTTGTTTGCAGGGCTGTCTTTTGTGGTTGCGATTTATGGGGTTAAACTCGTTGCAAAATTGTTGATTAACCGCCCGCTCAACAAAATCACTCGCGTCTTACAACAATTGGAAAAGGGCGACATGACTGCCCGGGTCGATTCCAATGCGATTGACGAGTTAGGTATCTTGTCGAGGCGGCTCAATAAGATGTTGTTAAAATTGTCTGAGCTCGAAAGAATCCGCCTGCATTCGGATCGTAAACTGGTGATTGCGGAAGAAGAATTAAAATATAATAAAGTTTTAGAAGAAAAAACCCGCATTATTGAAGAGACCAATAATCGTTTAAAAAATGCCTTGCGCGAATATTCGCTGTTGTCGCGGGTTAGCAACACACTTTCTAGCGTTTTAGATCCTAACGAACTCTATTTGATTTTGAGTGAGGTGATATCGCGCGAATTGATGATTGCCGAGTTTGCCATTTTTGTCACCGATCATCGCAAGAAAAATTTCATTTTGAGTGCTAGCCATGGGTTAACGAACTTAGAATTGGTGGGCCAAACCAAGGTTAAATTACAAGAGCCTTTATTAACCGAGATCATGAAAAAACCCGAACCGTTGTTGATTCGCAATAGCTCAATGGTGTCAGAATATTTAGAAGGGCATGAGTTTATTTTTCCAGAACGGTGCTGTTTGTTTGTGCCTATTTTAAGAAAAGATAAATTGTTGGGCATTCTTTATTTTTCGCGCCCGGTTAAAGATGGGTTTAATCTCAATGAAAAAGAATTGTTGGTGACCTTATCTTCACAGGTAGCGGTGGCTTTAGAGAACGCCAATCTTTTTTCCCAAGCCAAAGAACTTACTATCACCGACGATCTCACGAATATTTACAATCGCCGTTATTTTTACCAAGCCCTCACCATGGAAGTAAAACGCAGCAAGCGCTTTAAGCGGCCTTTGTCGCTACTCATGGTCGATGTCGATTATTTCAAAAAGTTTAATGATAATTTTGGGCATTTAGTGGGGGATCAGGTGTTGAAGGATTTAGCGGCGGTGTTGTCTAAAAATATTCGCGAAGTGGACACGCTCGCTCGTTATGGGGGGGAAGAATTTGCCATTATTTTACTCGATACTGAAGTATACAACGCTTACCAAATTGCCGAGAAAATTCGGAATATCATTGAAGAGCACTTTAAAGATGCCAAGATGGGGCAGCAAGACGTTGGCAAAATCACCATTAGCGTGGGAGTTTCAGGCATGCCGGCCGATGCCATTACCATGGATGATTTAATCAACCATGCTGACATTGCTCTCTACTCCGCTAAAATCAAAGGTCGCAACCAAGTCGTAGTTTATAATCGCAAAGTAAAGCCAGCGCTCAAGGCTGTTTAA
- a CDS encoding biotin--[acetyl-CoA-carboxylase] ligase, protein MKFNQESLVKTLSPIQNLDKILFFPTLDSTQDYAKANVKAWQGQTVLIVADGQTTGHGQWGRSWESPAGVNLYLTLVVFPNIPVQQAPFINVACGLGLQKAFKENLNLHSMIKWPNDLYLHGKKFVGLLSELVEVEAGHRAVLIGMGININCELKQFSESVQKIATSLKIETGKNFDRNELLAFLLPEVLSGIQILETEGIKPLLEDFKKYSSFVGQKVRFVENNQEILGKVFGLSEEGWLEVVDEKNRLHQLVSGEVYLCS, encoded by the coding sequence ATGAAATTTAATCAAGAATCTCTTGTTAAAACTTTAAGTCCCATCCAAAATTTGGACAAAATTTTGTTCTTCCCCACACTTGATTCTACCCAAGATTATGCCAAGGCCAATGTAAAAGCATGGCAAGGGCAAACCGTGCTGATCGTGGCCGACGGCCAAACCACGGGCCATGGGCAATGGGGGCGAAGTTGGGAATCCCCCGCGGGGGTTAATCTTTATCTTACCTTGGTGGTTTTTCCCAACATTCCTGTTCAACAAGCCCCCTTCATCAATGTGGCCTGTGGCTTAGGTTTGCAAAAGGCGTTTAAAGAAAACTTGAACCTCCACTCCATGATCAAATGGCCCAACGATCTTTATCTTCATGGCAAAAAATTTGTTGGGTTGTTGTCGGAACTGGTTGAAGTTGAAGCGGGTCATCGTGCGGTTTTGATTGGTATGGGTATTAATATAAATTGTGAACTCAAACAATTTTCCGAAAGTGTTCAAAAAATAGCTACTTCTTTAAAAATTGAAACTGGCAAAAATTTTGATCGTAACGAATTGTTGGCCTTTTTATTGCCTGAGGTTTTAAGTGGAATTCAAATTTTAGAAACCGAAGGCATCAAACCCCTCTTAGAAGATTTTAAGAAATATTCTAGTTTTGTGGGTCAAAAAGTGCGCTTTGTTGAAAATAATCAAGAAATTTTGGGTAAGGTCTTCGGTCTTTCAGAAGAAGGTTGGCTAGAAGTGGTTGACGAAAAAAATCGTTTGCATCAATTGGTCTCGGGCGAGGTTTATTTATGCTCTTAG
- a CDS encoding type III pantothenate kinase: protein MLLAIDVGNTNMVIGIYEDGKLLHHWRMETKKERTADEFGIFFKELLQFANLKMTDVDHIIISNVVPPLEFALTRMSDRYFGVKPIFVRAQLKLPIKIGLKIPEEVGADRLVNAVGAIYKYKGALIIIDFGTATTFDFISANRLYKGGCIAPGIAISNEALYQNASKLPRVEIARPKKVIGTTTIESMQAGVFFGYLGLIDETVRRIQREVKVKTTVIATGGFTSLFAKESKTIQHVEPFLTLDGLLHIFNYLRAKK, encoded by the coding sequence ATGCTCTTAGCCATAGATGTTGGTAATACCAACATGGTCATTGGGATTTATGAAGATGGCAAATTGCTGCACCATTGGCGGATGGAAACCAAAAAAGAACGCACCGCCGATGAGTTTGGGATTTTTTTTAAAGAACTCTTGCAGTTTGCCAATCTCAAGATGACCGATGTTGATCATATTATTATTTCTAACGTTGTGCCCCCATTAGAATTTGCCTTAACTCGCATGAGTGATCGCTACTTTGGAGTCAAACCCATTTTCGTGCGGGCGCAACTTAAACTCCCCATTAAGATTGGGTTAAAAATTCCTGAAGAAGTGGGCGCTGACCGTTTGGTCAACGCGGTTGGAGCCATTTACAAATACAAAGGCGCTTTGATTATCATCGATTTCGGCACAGCCACGACTTTTGATTTTATTTCTGCCAACCGCCTTTACAAGGGCGGCTGCATTGCCCCAGGCATCGCCATTTCGAACGAGGCCCTTTATCAAAATGCCTCCAAACTTCCCCGGGTAGAAATTGCTCGCCCAAAAAAAGTAATCGGCACCACCACGATTGAGAGTATGCAAGCGGGCGTGTTTTTTGGTTACCTAGGGTTGATCGATGAAACAGTTCGCCGCATCCAACGAGAAGTCAAAGTCAAAACCACGGTTATTGCCACCGGCGGGTTCACCAGTTTGTTTGCCAAAGAATCCAAAACCATCCAACACGTAGAACCTTTTTTGACGCTGGATGGGTTGTTACATATTTTTAATTATCTTCGTGCAAAGAAGTAA
- a CDS encoding alanine dehydrogenase: protein MIIGITKEIKDGEGRVALLPEAVRSLVRQGITVLVEKGAGCSAGFPDMLYKKAGGQLINQASRVWQRADLIVKVKEPLLQEFKYFRPGLKLFCFLHLAANPRLVVALKKHRVKIYPFEEYRNAQGLTAILHPMSEIAGKLSIALGLHFLGRVQGGKGVWPNHVVVVGAGSVGLAATQVALGVGARVSLFDVNKKKGLSHLKRNPQLKFYLSRPQTLSTQMKHADIVIGAVHVPKSKTPHVIRAAMVKKMEPGSVLVDVAVDQGGASETTHPTSHSHPSYVKYDVIHVAIPNIPALVPRTASIALSKVVAPLVPKVLKNSN from the coding sequence ATGATCATCGGTATTACTAAAGAAATTAAAGATGGAGAAGGGCGAGTGGCCTTGTTGCCTGAAGCGGTGCGTTCGCTAGTGCGCCAGGGCATTACGGTATTGGTAGAAAAGGGAGCAGGTTGTTCAGCTGGGTTTCCGGATATGCTCTATAAAAAAGCTGGTGGTCAACTCATTAATCAGGCCAGCCGTGTGTGGCAGCGGGCTGATTTGATTGTCAAAGTAAAAGAACCTCTCTTGCAAGAATTTAAATATTTTCGCCCCGGGTTAAAATTATTTTGCTTTTTGCACTTGGCCGCTAACCCGCGATTGGTGGTGGCGTTAAAAAAACACCGCGTTAAAATTTATCCTTTTGAAGAATATCGCAATGCCCAAGGGCTAACGGCCATTTTGCATCCCATGAGCGAGATTGCCGGCAAGCTCAGCATTGCTTTGGGCTTACATTTTTTAGGCCGAGTGCAGGGCGGCAAGGGGGTTTGGCCAAATCATGTGGTGGTGGTGGGGGCAGGTAGCGTGGGCTTAGCTGCCACTCAGGTGGCCTTAGGTGTTGGGGCACGGGTGAGTTTATTTGATGTGAATAAAAAAAAGGGCCTAAGTCATTTAAAAAGAAACCCGCAACTTAAATTTTATTTGTCGCGTCCCCAAACCTTGTCAACCCAAATGAAGCATGCCGATATTGTGATTGGGGCGGTGCATGTCCCTAAATCTAAAACCCCTCATGTGATTCGCGCCGCGATGGTAAAAAAAATGGAGCCAGGGTCAGTTTTAGTCGATGTGGCCGTTGATCAAGGTGGGGCAAGTGAAACCACGCATCCAACTTCCCACTCCCATCCCAGCTATGTAAAGTATGACGTGATTCACGTAGCCATCCCCAATATCCCAGCCCTCGTGCCGCGGACGGCCTCGATAGCTTTGTCTAAAGTGGTGGCGCCGTTGGTTCCTAAGGTATTAAAAAATAGCAACTAA
- a CDS encoding MBL fold metallo-hydrolase has translation MKVTLLGTGTSTGIPVIGCECKVCNSADPKNKRSRASCFVEVEGKNFLIDTSTDFREQVLKNNIKRIDAVLFTHAHADHIHGIDDLRCFNYLQKEEIPVYIDDVSYDKMNKYFDYIFCNCDESLGFIPRLIRKPIAAVMEIKGIQVNAFPMQHGKGITYGYRIGNIAYCTDVKSIPETSQAYLENLDLLILDSLRFKPHPTHMNMEESLALVQKVKPKHTVFIHMTHDIDHDVVNRELPAGVELGYDGMELDI, from the coding sequence ATGAAAGTTACTTTATTAGGCACCGGCACTTCTACGGGCATTCCGGTGATTGGTTGTGAATGCAAGGTTTGCAATTCGGCCGATCCCAAAAATAAGCGCAGCCGAGCGTCCTGTTTTGTGGAGGTGGAAGGAAAAAATTTTCTTATCGATACTTCCACAGATTTTCGAGAACAGGTTTTGAAAAATAATATCAAACGCATTGATGCCGTGCTGTTTACTCATGCCCATGCCGATCACATTCATGGCATCGATGATCTGCGATGTTTTAATTATCTGCAAAAAGAAGAAATCCCGGTTTATATTGATGATGTTTCCTATGATAAGATGAACAAATATTTTGATTACATCTTTTGCAATTGTGATGAGTCTTTGGGGTTTATCCCTAGGTTAATTCGCAAACCCATTGCCGCGGTGATGGAAATAAAAGGCATTCAGGTCAATGCCTTTCCCATGCAGCATGGCAAGGGCATCACCTATGGTTATCGTATTGGCAACATAGCCTATTGTACCGATGTAAAATCAATTCCTGAAACCAGTCAGGCTTATTTGGAAAATCTTGACCTGCTTATTTTAGATTCTCTGCGTTTTAAGCCCCATCCTACGCACATGAATATGGAAGAGTCTTTGGCCCTTGTGCAAAAGGTCAAACCTAAACATACCGTTTTCATCCACATGACTCACGACATCGATCACGACGTTGTTAACCGCGAATTGCCTGCGGGGGTTGAGCTTGGTTATGATGGAATGGAATTAGATATTTAA
- a CDS encoding carboxypeptidase regulatory-like domain-containing protein has translation MKFSQWGLLPLLLLGLVSCGGGGKDKDGFSGQGVFGPNVSGTPTTFRGAGIINDPTFLIGGPMGQGRTGDILIQNDKARFIIQKPTRNTGLWTFGGNLIDADLMRSANEPGQDNFAVLFPAFNVSWTANYQKLEILNADFAQGPVVIRATGVIDVYDYIQAAIIVPFARVLKNVELYFDVRFNDLYDPFENILELRNISQTVVTDYILKPDKNYITIQTHLFNQGSEPVPFPVGEWVNGSGIIETFIPKQGYVKDVQQDNIPAILYSGLEDDIKVSYGFFYDPMPFLQEDGTLKLAGGLNIPGVVPIFFGEESFLHLIPFGDASDVKIRNMLKPGTNTYTRYFSVGDGDINSALAAGFDALGVSKVLINGKVVDSQGAPVDHARVVILQIVDKDKQPVSMIWSKADGSFSGIASSGVDVKAQMFGNGKYAIEVYKEGYLLDQGPNAGKCTSGSFDQATFTVSGVNCTLGSSGTVAVNVSSGGKVSPARITIVGFDPSPIHPVDGVGKAGKYSEIALSERPYGIVDVLYYGPDGKVHPNGSSRVISDNQFRLEPGQYKIYITRGFEYSVYSQSVNMAAGGKTTINAATEHVLATPGYVGMDLHLHSVNSADSAFGLASRVYATLGEGMDVILSTDHDFVTDYKPIVQALNSQGYIGAMAGDEITPLAFGHFLAFPLTVDPNSTTGGAYDYTLMPSDDPANPSHDYVQGPGEFFKNIDAQNPGTQVLQLAHVLDPIYGNLKIAGLVTSTLFPDAQPLYTVGDPVNYRLHTNTNSAGGFQAPFPPGTSELMTFDFTALELIVGAYPDVAEMLFDSALPTYFNMLNLGLIKTATGSSDSHVQIREPIGSPRNYIRSSIDPRDGFGNQYSSISEEEVAVNTNNHQVIVSNGPYIQVVAKSADATQATTIGGTISGGHVDLEIKVSSVEYVDWDTVEIYTNADGVPAMDAMDKTYQGPAKNFFLGIPTGDGTGPQAIKNRYFIKPKVKLVKGNGFEQSVEDGVRRATISQSFDFNEDTWIVVVVRSSNNVKSMFPIITKGLDPTKVSQADFFNKLQNAPHTIGGVRAFAFTNPVFIDVDGNGFVAKYVASGVSPL, from the coding sequence CCAAGGGCGCACTGGGGATATTCTTATTCAAAATGACAAAGCGCGCTTCATCATTCAAAAACCTACCCGCAATACGGGGCTTTGGACCTTTGGTGGTAACCTCATTGATGCAGACCTCATGCGCAGTGCCAACGAACCAGGGCAAGATAATTTTGCGGTTTTGTTTCCAGCCTTCAATGTTTCATGGACGGCCAATTATCAAAAATTAGAAATCCTTAATGCCGATTTTGCCCAGGGGCCTGTGGTTATACGTGCCACGGGTGTCATAGATGTTTATGATTACATTCAAGCTGCGATTATTGTGCCGTTTGCAAGAGTGCTGAAGAATGTTGAATTGTATTTTGATGTTCGTTTTAATGACCTCTACGACCCTTTTGAAAATATTTTGGAACTGCGTAACATTTCACAAACCGTTGTGACGGACTATATTCTAAAGCCCGACAAAAATTACATTACTATCCAAACACATTTATTCAATCAAGGCAGTGAGCCCGTACCCTTTCCGGTTGGGGAATGGGTTAATGGTTCTGGTATCATTGAAACCTTTATCCCCAAACAGGGCTATGTAAAGGATGTACAACAAGACAATATACCGGCTATTCTTTATAGTGGGCTAGAAGATGATATCAAAGTATCCTACGGCTTTTTCTACGATCCTATGCCGTTTTTACAGGAAGATGGGACATTAAAACTCGCCGGTGGGCTTAATATTCCGGGGGTTGTGCCGATCTTTTTTGGGGAAGAAAGTTTCTTGCACCTAATTCCGTTTGGTGATGCCTCGGATGTGAAAATTCGTAATATGTTAAAACCCGGCACCAACACTTACACACGCTATTTTTCCGTGGGCGATGGCGATATTAATTCTGCCTTGGCCGCTGGCTTCGATGCCTTGGGTGTTTCCAAGGTATTGATTAATGGCAAGGTGGTCGATTCTCAAGGTGCACCGGTGGACCATGCTAGGGTCGTGATTTTGCAGATTGTGGACAAAGACAAACAACCTGTTTCGATGATTTGGTCAAAGGCCGATGGTAGTTTTAGTGGCATTGCTTCGAGTGGGGTCGATGTTAAGGCACAAATGTTTGGGAACGGCAAATATGCGATAGAAGTTTACAAAGAAGGTTATTTGTTAGATCAAGGCCCCAATGCTGGCAAATGTACAAGCGGTAGTTTTGATCAGGCGACCTTCACTGTCAGTGGAGTCAATTGCACCCTGGGCTCTAGTGGCACCGTTGCTGTGAATGTTAGTTCAGGTGGCAAGGTGAGCCCAGCTCGCATCACTATCGTTGGTTTTGACCCCAGCCCCATTCATCCTGTGGATGGCGTCGGTAAGGCTGGCAAATATTCCGAAATTGCCTTGAGTGAACGGCCTTATGGAATTGTGGATGTTTTATATTATGGCCCTGACGGCAAGGTGCATCCCAATGGCAGTTCGCGGGTGATCAGTGACAATCAATTTCGTCTCGAACCCGGCCAATATAAAATTTATATCACCCGTGGGTTTGAATATTCGGTTTACTCTCAATCCGTCAACATGGCCGCTGGCGGCAAAACTACTATTAATGCCGCCACTGAACATGTATTAGCGACGCCGGGTTATGTGGGGATGGACTTACATCTTCATTCCGTCAATAGCGCTGATAGTGCTTTTGGTTTGGCCTCGCGAGTCTATGCCACCTTGGGTGAGGGCATGGATGTCATTTTGTCTACCGATCATGATTTTGTAACCGATTATAAACCCATTGTTCAGGCCTTAAACTCCCAAGGTTACATAGGTGCCATGGCGGGTGATGAAATTACGCCGCTGGCGTTTGGGCATTTTCTGGCCTTTCCATTAACCGTTGATCCCAACTCCACCACCGGTGGGGCCTATGATTATACCCTGATGCCCAGTGATGATCCTGCCAACCCATCGCATGACTATGTGCAAGGGCCGGGTGAATTTTTTAAAAATATCGATGCTCAAAATCCAGGCACGCAAGTTCTTCAATTGGCGCATGTCCTTGACCCCATCTACGGTAATCTCAAAATTGCAGGGCTCGTGACCTCAACCCTTTTCCCTGATGCGCAGCCTTTGTATACTGTAGGTGATCCGGTAAATTATCGTCTTCATACCAACACCAACAGTGCAGGTGGCTTCCAAGCACCCTTCCCTCCAGGTACCAGCGAACTCATGACCTTTGATTTTACCGCCCTTGAATTGATTGTGGGTGCCTACCCTGATGTTGCAGAAATGTTGTTTGATTCAGCTCTTCCTACCTATTTTAATATGCTCAACCTTGGGTTGATCAAAACCGCCACTGGTTCTTCCGATAGTCACGTGCAAATACGCGAACCCATTGGTTCGCCGCGTAATTATATTCGTTCGAGCATCGACCCGCGGGACGGTTTTGGTAATCAATATAGTTCCATCAGCGAAGAAGAAGTAGCCGTGAATACCAATAACCATCAAGTGATTGTTTCTAACGGCCCTTATATTCAAGTGGTGGCCAAATCAGCCGATGCCACGCAAGCCACCACCATTGGGGGCACGATTAGCGGCGGGCATGTGGATTTAGAAATTAAAGTATCCAGTGTTGAATATGTAGACTGGGATACGGTTGAAATTTACACCAATGCCGATGGTGTGCCGGCCATGGATGCCATGGATAAAACTTATCAAGGCCCTGCAAAAAATTTCTTTTTGGGTATTCCTACTGGTGATGGTACAGGGCCACAGGCCATTAAAAACCGTTATTTCATTAAACCCAAAGTCAAATTGGTAAAGGGCAATGGTTTTGAACAAAGCGTCGAAGATGGAGTGCGCCGTGCCACGATCAGCCAATCATTTGATTTTAACGAAGACACCTGGATTGTGGTGGTGGTGCGTTCTTCGAACAATGTTAAATCAATGTTCCCCATTATTACCAAGGGCCTCGATCCTACTAAAGTCTCTCAGGCCGATTTCTTCAACAAACTCCAAAACGCCCCTCATACCATCGGTGGGGTCAGGGCCTTTGCCTTTACTAACCCCGTCTTTATTGATGTAGATGGCAACGGCTTTGTGGCCAAATACGTCGCCAGCGGCGTTTCTCCCTTGTAA